The Amaranthus tricolor chloroplast, complete genome genome has a window encoding:
- the ycf1 gene encoding hypothetical protein RF1 produces MIFQSFLLGNLVSLGMKIINSVVVVGLYYGFLTTFSIGPSYLFLLRSQVMEEGEEGTEKKVSATTGFIMGQLMMFISIYYTPLHLALGRPHTITVLALPYLLFHFFWNNHKHFFDYGSTSRNSMRNLSIQCVFLNNLIFQLFNYFILPSSTLARLVNIYMFRCNNKMLFVTSSFVGWLIGHILFMKWVGLVLVWIQQNHSIRSNKYLVSELRNSMARIFSILFFITCVYYLGRMPSPIFTKKLKETPETKESEEETEQEEEGFTEEDPSPSLFSEEKEDPDKIQIDEMEKIRVNGKDKTKDEFHLHLKEACYKNSPTSLEILKEEKKNFFGFEKSLLFLLFDYKRWNRPTRYIKNNRFENAVRNEMSQYFFYTCQNDGKQRISFTYPPSLSIFWEMIQRKISLDTTEKFLYDDELSNNWISTNEQKRNSLSNELNNRITVLDKDIFYIDVLDKKTRLCLENKNDKTKREFLKKIHDPLLMGSYRVLIKKMVSPFININETTVNNLIDKFFINKIHNVLLNDSNYQEFELKKPKMSQFDGDSTFNQNKNLLFSEQEQISSENKERFFNFLIDTTTAYAFTQPISKRINEIRKKVPRWSHQLINEPEQYERALEKDVVLDYEIRTRQSNPVVIYTTKQDNNDADEVDLTQYAQQSDFRRDIIKGSMRAQRRKILILELFQAKVHSPLFFNRTKEASFYSVYVVTLIRRVQRYMRKKPEIPLSQQEKLKEQEVKKEELAEKKLEEFLLTQKEEKAKLEEDKQIKVAETWDTVPFAQLIRSLMLMTQSIFRKYILIPLLIIAKNIVRLLLFQRAEWSEDFDDWSKERHIKCTYNGVQLSETEFPQDWLTDGIQIKIVFPFYLKPWHTSRDLIKKQNQPDDYCFLTVFGTETDSLFGPPRKHPSFFNRIFKQLGKNIRKFPNTRKFWIMKILLFFKKIKIMLKENRILGFGVSEESREIKKEKDSIITNHMIREIKKEKDSIITNHMIHESSIQTRFLNRTNSSVPEKKIKDLANRTRTIKKKIEKISKDNRKLNINSNKTHYSTKRFESFKNIGQILKRGNVRLIRKINSIFYFFSEKIYVDIFLSIINIPRINTQLFLESTKNWIDKSIYTNENEKNHERLEKTNKKKNSFISNIKKAFLLFFSNDEINKNSNIFSNLAFLSQAYVFYKLSQTPIFDLYKVRSVLQYRGMSLFLKNEIKDYFGTQGITHSELKTKKLPNSGMNQWKNWLKLQSNYQYDLSQIKWSQLVPQKVRNRITEHFAIENTNNIENFLFLLPNKKSNFKKNYRYDVLSYKFLYYEDKNNSYTYSYGSPFQVNKTNEFSSIYNYNLNKDKFIDMWWNIPITNYLGIKNIMDMDIEKKTDRKFLDLKIIHFCLRKKVNIEAWVDISIGRNENTKTELKSYQIVDKIDKKSIFYTPIYQEINQPHQKKNVLDWMGMNEEILSRPISNLDFWFFSEFLFFYNAYKMKPWFIPINFLFSNSNVSENFSENKNINRNKKTNPFIPSNEKKYFELKNKNQGENEFISKETLGSDGQDNSESVFSNGQKDIEEDYIGSNLKKPRKKKQSKSGIETEMDLLLKRYWLVQLQLRWDKTLEKKLLNNIKVYCFLLKSINPIEIAISAVEKREMNLDILPRNEDFICRELAERGLLIIEPFRLSAKDNGQFIIYQTIGISLVHKSKHQKNQKRYSENVDKSIFGERDKNHFDLLAPENILSPRRRRELRILICLNSRNNNKGMNTNPTFYNGTQVKNCSPFFDENKDIDRDKNTLRKLKLFLWPNYRLEDLACMNRYWFDTNNGSRFSILRIHMYPQLKINL; encoded by the coding sequence ATGATTTTTCAATCTTTTCTACTAGGTAATCTAGTATCCTTAGGCATGAAGATAATCAATTCGGTCGTTGTGGTCGGACTCTATTATGGATTTCTGACCACATTCTCCATAGGGCCCTCTTATCTCTTCCTTCTCCGATCTCAGGTTATGGAAGAAGGAGAAGAAGGAACCGAGAAGAAGGTATCAGCAACAACTGGTTTTATTATGGGACAGCTCATGATGTTCATATCGATCTATTATACGCCTCTGCATCTAGCATTGGGTAGACCTCATACAATAACTGTCCTAGCTCTACCCTATCTTTTGTTTCATTTCTTCTGGAACAATCACAAACACTTTTTTGATTATGGATCTACTAGCAGAAATTCAATGCGTAATCTCAGCATTCAATGTGTATTCCTGAATAATCTCATTTTTCAATTATTCAACTATTTCATTTTACCAAGTTCAACGTTAGCCAGATTAGTCAACATTTATATGTTTCGATGCAACAACAAGATGTTATTTGTAACAAGTAGTTTTGTTGGTTGGTTAATTGGTCACATTTTATTCATGAAATGGGTTGGATTGGTATTAGTCTGGATACAGCAAAATCATTCTATTCGATCTAATAAGTACCTTGTGTCAGAATTGAGAAATTCTATGGCTCGAATCTTTAGTATTCTCTTCTTTATTACCTGTGTCTACTATTTAGGCAGAATGCCGTCACCTATTTTTACTAAAAAACTGAAAGAAACCCCAGAAACGAAAGAAAGTGAGGAAGAAACAGAACAGGAAGAAGAGGGATTCACCGAAGAAGATCCTTCTCCTTCCCTTTTTTCGGAAGAAAAGGAGGATCCGGACAAAATCCAAATCGATGAAATGGAAAAGATCCGAGTGAATGGAAAGGACAAAACAAAGGATGAATTCCACTTGCACTTAAAAGAAGCATGCTATAAAAATAGCCCAACTTCGTTAGAAATACTTAAAGAAGAAAAGAAAAACTTCTTCGGGTTTGAAAAATCCCTTCTTTTTCTTCTTTTCGACTATAAACGTTGGAATCGTCCAACGCGATATATAAAAAACAATCGATTTGAAAATGCGGTAAGAAATGAAATGTCACAATATTTTTTTTATACATGTCAAAATGATGGAAAACAAAGAATTTCTTTTACATATCCACCCAGTTTATCAATTTTCTGGGAAATGATACAAAGAAAGATTTCTTTGGATACAACAGAAAAATTCTTATATGATGATGAACTATCCAATAATTGGATTTCTACAAATGAACAAAAAAGAAACAGTTTAAGCAATGAATTAAATAATAGAATTACGGTTCTAGACAAAGACATTTTTTATATAGATGTACTCGATAAAAAAACAAGATTATGCTTAGAAAACAAAAATGATAAAACTAAAAGGGAATTTTTGAAAAAAATACATGATCCATTATTAATGGGATCCTATCGTGTTTTAATAAAAAAAATGGTTTCACCCTTTATAAATATAAATGAAACTACAGTGAATAATTTAATTGATAAATTTTTTATAAATAAAATTCATAATGTTTTACTTAATGATTCCAATTATCAAGAATTTGAACTTAAAAAACCAAAAATGAGTCAATTTGATGGAGACTCAACATTCAATCAAAACAAAAATTTGTTATTTTCCGAACAAGAACAAATTAGTTCAGAAAATAAAGAAAGATTTTTCAATTTTTTAATTGATACAACCACAGCATATGCGTTTACTCAACCAATTTCAAAAAGAATAAACGAAATAAGAAAAAAAGTTCCTCGTTGGTCACACCAATTAATTAACGAGCCCGAACAATATGAAAGAGCACTTGAAAAAGACGTGGTGCTGGATTATGAAATCCGCACAAGGCAATCGAACCCTGTAGTGATTTATACGACTAAGCAAGATAATAACGATGCAGACGAAGTGGATTTGACACAGTATGCCCAACAATCTGATTTTCGTCGAGATATAATCAAAGGTTCCATGCGTGCTCAAAGACGTAAAATTCTTATTTTGGAATTGTTTCAAGCAAAAGTACATTCGCCACTTTTTTTCAACCGAACAAAGGAAGCCTCTTTTTATTCTGTGTATGTTGTTACACTTATTAGACGAGTTCAAAGGTATATGAGAAAAAAACCAGAAATTCCACTTTCTCAACAGGAAAAATTAAAGGAACAAGAAGTAAAGAAAGAAGAATTAGCGGAAAAAAAATTAGAAGAATTTCTATTAACGCAAAAGGAAGAAAAAGCAAAACTAGAAGAAGATAAACAAATAAAAGTAGCCGAAACCTGGGATACCGTCCCGTTTGCTCAACTAATAAGGAGTTTGATGTTAATGACTCAGTCCATTTTTAGAAAATATATTTTAATTCCTTTATTGATAATAGCAAAAAATATTGTTCGTCTACTATTATTCCAACGTGCTGAGTGGTCTGAAGATTTCGATGACTGGAGTAAAGAACGACATATTAAATGTACCTATAATGGTGTTCAATTATCAGAAACCGAATTTCCTCAAGACTGGTTAACAGATGGTATTCAGATAAAGATAGTATTTCCTTTCTATCTAAAACCTTGGCACACATCCCGAGATCTAATAAAAAAACAAAATCAACCAGATGATTATTGTTTTTTAACAGTTTTCGGAACAGAAACTGACAGTCTTTTTGGTCCTCCCCGAAAACACCCTTCTTTTTTTAACCGTATTTTTAAACAATTAGGCAAAAATATTCGAAAGTTTCCAAATACAAGAAAATTTTGGATTATGAAAATCCTTCTATTTTTTAAAAAAATAAAAATAATGTTAAAGGAAAATCGAATTCTAGGATTTGGAGTGAGCGAAGAATCTAGGGAAATAAAAAAAGAAAAAGATTCGATAATTACTAATCATATGATTAGGGAAATAAAAAAAGAAAAAGATTCGATAATTACTAATCATATGATTCATGAATCGTCCATTCAAACTCGATTCCTGAATCGGACAAATTCTTCAGTGCCAGAAAAAAAAATAAAAGATTTGGCTAATCGAACAAGGACAATCAAAAAAAAAATAGAAAAAATATCAAAAGACAATAGAAAATTAAATATTAATTCTAACAAAACACATTATAGTACGAAACGATTCGAATCGTTTAAAAATATTGGTCAAATATTAAAAAGAGGAAATGTTCGATTAATCCGTAAAATAAATTCTATTTTTTATTTTTTTAGCGAAAAGATATACGTCGATATATTTCTATCCATCATTAATATTCCCAGAATTAATACACAACTTTTTCTTGAATCAACAAAAAACTGGATTGATAAATCCATTTACACTAATGAAAATGAAAAAAATCATGAAAGGCTTGAGAAAACAAATAAAAAAAAAAATTCGTTTATTTCGAATATAAAAAAAGCATTTTTGCTGTTTTTTAGTAATGACGAGATTAATAAGAATTCGAATATTTTTTCTAATTTGGCTTTTTTGTCACAAGCCTACGTATTTTACAAATTATCTCAAACCCCTATTTTTGACTTATACAAGGTAAGATCTGTTCTTCAGTATCGCGGAATGTCGTTATTTCTTAAAAATGAAATAAAAGATTATTTTGGAACCCAAGGAATAACTCATTCCGAGCTAAAGACTAAAAAACTTCCGAATTCTGGAATGAATCAATGGAAAAACTGGTTAAAATTGCAAAGTAATTATCAATATGATTTATCCCAGATAAAATGGTCTCAATTAGTACCCCAAAAAGTGCGGAATAGAATAACTGAACATTTTGCCATTGAAAATACAAATAATATTGAAAACTTTTTATTCTTATTGCCAAATAAAAAATCAAATTTTAAAAAGAACTATAGATATGATGTTTTATCATATAAATTTCTTTATTATGAAGATAAAAACAATTCATATACATATAGTTATGGGAGCCCATTCCAAGTAAATAAGACCAATGAATTTTCTTCTATTTATAATTACAACCTAAATAAAGACAAATTCATTGACATGTGGTGGAATATCCCTATCACTAATTATTTAGGAATAAAAAATATTATGGATATGGATATAGAGAAAAAGACCGATAGAAAATTTTTGGATTTGAAAATTATTCATTTTTGTCTTCGAAAGAAAGTCAACATTGAGGCCTGGGTCGATATCAGTATTGGCAGGAATGAAAATACTAAAACTGAACTTAAGAGTTATCAAATTGTTGATAAAATTGATAAGAAAAGTATTTTTTACACACCAATTTATCAAGAAATCAACCAACCCCATCAAAAAAAAAACGTTTTGGATTGGATGGGAATGAATGAAGAAATACTAAGTCGTCCCATATCAAATCTAGACTTTTGGTTTTTCTCCGAATTTCTCTTCTTTTATAATGCATATAAAATGAAACCTTGGTTTATACCAATAAATTTTCTTTTTTCAAATTCGAATGTAAGTGAAAATTTTAGTGAAAATAAAAACATCAATAGAAATAAAAAAACGAATCCCTTTATACCTTCAAATGAAAAAAAATATTTTGAATTAAAAAATAAGAATCAAGGCGAAAATGAATTTATAAGTAAAGAAACTCTTGGATCAGATGGTCAAGACAACTCTGAATCTGTTTTCTCAAATGGACAAAAAGATATTGAAGAAGATTATATAGGATCAAATCTGAAAAAGCCTAGAAAGAAAAAACAATCCAAGAGTGGTATAGAAACAGAAATGGATCTCTTACTGAAAAGATATTGGCTTGTTCAACTTCAACTCAGATGGGACAAAACCTTGGAGAAAAAACTGCTGAATAATATCAAAGTATATTGTTTCCTGCTTAAATCGATAAATCCAATAGAAATTGCTATCTCCGCTGTAGAAAAAAGAGAAATGAATTTAGATATACTACCACGTAACGAGGATTTCATTTGTAGAGAATTGGCGGAAAGGGGACTACTCATTATTGAACCGTTTCGTCTGTCTGCAAAAGACAACGGCCAATTTATTATATATCAAACGATAGGTATTTCATTGGTGCATAAGAGTAAACACCAAAAAAATCAAAAACGATATAGTGAAAATGTTGATAAAAGCATTTTCGGTGAACGAGACAAAAACCATTTTGACTTGCTTGCTCCTGAAAATATTTTATCTCCTAGGCGTCGAAGAGAATTGAGAATTCTAATTTGTTTAAATTCAAGGAATAATAATAAAGGTATGAATACAAACCCAACATTTTATAATGGAACTCAGGTAAAAAATTGTAGTCCATTTTTTGATGAAAACAAAGATATTGATCGAGATAAAAATACACTTAGAAAATTAAAATTATTTCTTTGGCCAAATTATAGATTGGAAGATTTAGCTTGTATGAATCGTTATTGGTTTGATACTAATAACGGAAGTCGTTTTAGTATCTTACGAATCCATATGTATCCGCAATTAAAAATAAATTTATGA
- the ycf15 gene encoding hypothetical chloroplast RF15, Ycf15 protein gives MIHSIRIDMRVQLHCIARICVVYLKEVDLLASHRTILFPTSPPSPRSAETKCRARANSSSRKKGLTEPGSLTNTNLIENTNIIEKNCLFCILSPVLLLPRALRNRSDHIDIPSTQHRSSKGSRRPTKARKPGSFRKWIPIRRVHNRMDKLTLTRQFGMIQFGIFLGRYRKGIEM, from the coding sequence ATGATTCATTCCATTCGGATCGACATGAGAGTCCAACTACATTGCATTGCCAGAATCTGTGTTGTATATTTGAAAGAGGTTGACCTCCTTGCTTCTCATCGTACAATCCTCTTCCCGACGAGCCCTCCTTCTCCTCGGTCCGCAGAGACAAAATGTAGGGCTCGTGCCAACAGTTCATCACGGAAGAAGGGACTCACTGAGCCGGGATCACTAACTAATACTAATCTAATAGAAAATACTAATATAATAGAAAAGAACTGTCTTTTCTGTATACTTTCCCCGGTTCTATTGCTACCGCGGGCTTTACGCAATCGATCGGATCATATAGATATCCCTTCAACACAACATAGGTCATCGAAAGGATCTCGGAGACCCACCAAAGCACGAAAGCCAGGATCTTTCAGAAAATGGATTCCTATTCGAAGAGTGCACAACCGCATGGATAAGCTCACACTAACCCGTCAATTTGGGATGATCCAATTCGGGATTTTCCTTGGGAGGTATCGGAAAGGAATTGAAATGTAA
- the rps7 gene encoding ribosomal protein S7: protein MSRRGTVEEKTAKSDPIYRNRLVNMLVNRILKHGKKSLAYQILYRAVKKIQQKTETNPLSVLRQAIRGVTPDIAVKARRVGGSTHQVPIEIGSTQGKALAIRWLLGAARKRPGRNMAFKLSSELVDAAKGSGDAIRKKEETHRMAEANRAFAHFR from the coding sequence ATGTCACGTCGAGGTACTGTAGAAGAAAAAACTGCAAAATCCGATCCAATTTATCGTAATCGATTAGTTAACATGTTGGTTAACCGTATTCTGAAACACGGAAAAAAATCATTGGCTTATCAAATTCTCTATCGAGCCGTGAAAAAGATTCAACAAAAGACAGAAACAAATCCACTATCTGTTTTACGTCAAGCAATACGTGGAGTAACTCCCGATATAGCAGTAAAAGCAAGACGCGTAGGCGGATCGACTCATCAAGTTCCCATTGAAATAGGATCCACACAAGGAAAAGCACTTGCCATTCGTTGGTTATTAGGGGCAGCCCGAAAACGCCCGGGTCGAAATATGGCTTTCAAATTAAGTTCCGAATTGGTGGATGCTGCAAAAGGGAGTGGCGATGCCATACGCAAAAAGGAAGAGACTCATAGAATGGCAGAGGCAAATAGAGCTTTTGCACATTTTCGTTAA
- the ndhB gene encoding NADH-plastoquinone oxidoreductase subunit 2: MKAFHLLLFDGSLIFPECILIFGLILLLMIDSTSDQKDIPWLYFISSTSLVMSITALLFRWREEPMISFSGNFQTNNFNEIFQFLILLCSTLCIPLSVEYIECTEMALTEFLLFILTATLGGMFLCGANDLITIFVAPECFSLCSYLLSGYTKKDVRSNEATMKYLLMGGASSSILVHGFSWLYGSSGGEIELQEIVNGLINTQMYNSPGISIALIFITVGIGFKLSPAPSHQWTPDVYEGSPTPVVAFLSVTSKVAASASATRIFDIPFYFSSNEWHLLLEILAILSMILGNLIAITQTSMKRMLAYSSIGQIGYVIIGIIVGDSNDGYASMITYMLFYISMNLGTFACIVLFGLRTGTDNIRDYAGLYTKDPFLALSLALCLLSLGGLPPLAGFFGKIYLFWCGWQAGLYLLVLIGLLTSVLSIYYYLKIIKLLMTGRNQEITPHVRNYRRSPLRSKNSIELSMIVCVIASTIPGISMNPIITIAQDTLF; the protein is encoded by the exons ATGAAAGCCTTTCATTTGCTTCTCTTCGATGGAAGTTTGATTTTTCCAGAATGTATCCTAATTTTTGGCCTAATTCTTCTTCTGATGATCGATTCAACCTCTGATCAAAAAGATATACCTTGGTTATATTTCATCTCTTCAACAAGTTTAGTAATGAGCATAACAGCCCTGTTGTTCCGATGGAGAGAAGAACCTATGATTAGCTTTTCGGGAAATTTCCAAACGAACAATTTCAACGAAATCTTTCAATTTCTTATTTTACTATGTTCAACTCTATGTATTCCTCTATCCGTAGAGTACATTGAATGTACCGAAATGGCTCTAACAGAGTTTCTGTTATTCATATTAACAGCTACTCTAGGAGGAATGTTTTTATGCGGTGCTAACGATTTAATAACTATCTTTGTAGCTCCAGAATGTTTCAGTTTATGCTCCTACCTATTATCTGGATATACCAAGAAAGATGTACGGTCTAATGAGGCTACTATGAAATATTTACTCATGGGTGGGGCAAGCTCTTCTATTCTGGTTCATGGTTTCTCTTGGCTATATGGTTCATCCGGTGGAGAGATCGAGCTTCAAGAAATAGTGAATGGTCTTATCAATACACAAATGTATAACTCCCCGGGAATTTCAATTGCGCTTATATTCATCACTGTAGGAATTGGGTTCAAGCTTTCCCCAGCCCCTTCTCATCAATGGACTCCTGACGTATACGAAGGA TCTCCCACTCCAGTCGTTGCTTTTCTTTCTGTTACTTCGAAAGTAGCTGCTTCAGCTTCAGCCACTCGAATTTTCGATATTCCTTTTTATTTCTCATCAAACGAATGGCATCTTCTTCTGGAAATCCTAGCTATTCTTAGCATGATATTGGGGAATCTCATTGCTATTACTCAAACAAGCATGAAACGTATGCTTGCATATTCGTCCATAGGTCAAATCGGATATGTAATTATTGGAATAATTGTTGGAGACTCAAATGATGGATATGCAAGCATGATAACTTATATGCTGTTCTATATCTCCATGAATCTAGGAACTTTTGCTTGTATTGTATTATTTGGTCTACGTACCGGAACTGATAACATTCGAGATTATGCAGGATTATACACGAAAGATCCTTTTTTGGCTCTCTCTTTAGCCCTATGCCTCTTATCCCTAGGGGGTCTTCCTCCACTAGCAGGTTTTTTCGGAAAAATCTATTTATTCTGGTGTGGATGGCAGGCAGGCCTATATTTATTGGTTTTAATAGGACTCCTTACGAGCGTTCTTTCTATCTACTATTATCTAAAAATAATCAAGTTATTAATGACTGGACGAAACCAAGAAATAACCCCTCACGTGCGAAATTATAGAAGATCCCCTTTAAGATCAAAGAATTCCATCGAATTGAGTATGATTGTATGTGTGATAGCATCTACTATACCAGGAATATCAATGAACCCGATTATTACAATTGCTCAGGATACCCTTTTTTAG